In Rutidosis leptorrhynchoides isolate AG116_Rl617_1_P2 chromosome 2, CSIRO_AGI_Rlap_v1, whole genome shotgun sequence, one genomic interval encodes:
- the LOC139892250 gene encoding adenine phosphoribosyltransferase 1-like, which produces MNAHKIINSDVGIVRSQTLLHSGNFVNSHKLPSPTFNSRKPTYRKNHSISSSIRRFHAAVDLNFIRCSLSNMAVVPSSDDRIARITSAIRVIPDFPKPGILFQDITTLLLDPVAFKDTIDLFVERYKDKDISVVAGVEARGFIFGPPIALAIGAKFVPMRKPNKLPGPVISEEYSLEYGTDKMEMHVGAVQEGERALVIDDLIATGGTLCAAISLLERVGVKVVECACVIELPELKGRDRLGDKPLFVLVS; this is translated from the exons ATGAATGCACACAAAATCATCAACTCCGATGTCGGTATCGTTAGGTCCCAAACATTATTACACAGTGGCAATTTCGTCAATTCGCATAAATTACCATCTCCCACTTTCAATTCACGCAAACCTACTTACCGGAAAAACCATTCCATCTCCTCCTCGATCCGCCGTTTTCACGCCGCCGTAGATCTAAACTTCATCCGCTGCAGTCTCTCTAACATGGCGGTTGTTCCTTCTTCCGATGATCGTATCGCTCGTATCACTTCCGCTATTCGTGTTATCCCTGATTTCCCCAAACCAG GGATTTTGTTTCAGGATATAACCACGTTGTTGCTTGATCCGGTGGCATTCAAGGACACGATTGATCTGTTCGTTgagaggtataaagataaagacatCTCCGTTGTTGCTG GTGTTGAAGCAAGAGGGTTCATATTCGGTCCTCCGATTGCATTGGCTATTGGTGCAAAGTTTGTACCTATGAGAAAACCGAACAAGTTACCAG GACCTGTTATTTCAGAAGAGTATTCTTTGGAGTACGGTACAGATAAAATGGAAATGCACGTTGGAGCTGTACAAGAAGGCGAACGTGCTCTTGTTATAGATGATTTAATTGCAACTGGTGGGACTTTGTGTGCTGCTATCAGCTTACTTG AGCGAGTTGGTGTTAAAGTAGTGGAGTGTGCTTGCGTTATTGAATTGCCTGAACTGAAG GGTCGGGACCGATTAGGAGACAAGCCGTTGTTCGTACTCGTGAGTTAA